The Serinus canaria isolate serCan28SL12 chromosome 2, serCan2020, whole genome shotgun sequence genomic interval AGTGACCTCAGTCCTTAGCCCAAGAAATTACCCAAAAGACCCTGGATATCAAAACTGTAAAAGCAAGAGGGGCACCAAGACACACACAAAGCACAACCAAGAGGAAAAAGATGGTTCAATGTCAGCCATTGCCAGCTGGGGAAAAAGCATGGAGGGAGGGAATGTGATTGAAGGTACAACACCTCCTACTTGGCAGAGCTACAAGGTACAAACCAGACTGACAGGGCTACCAGAGAGTGGGGGCAACTCCTCCCCACACATCCACAAGCCACAGCACAGAAGTACCACGGGGTGACCTCAGTGATTACACCCCATCTCTCCAAGGCTTTGGTCACGTCTCAAGCCCACCCTGAAATGAGCCATAAATACCAGAGTATGTTTCCTAAAACTTCCTTAAAAGCTGCTGCCAAGGTCAGATGGACACAACCCCAAGAGGACATGACACGGTGGATGTGGGGAAAGGCAAGGAAACCCCAGCTCATGACTTGCCAGGTAGGGCTATACAtgacaaggaagaaaaaacctgCTCAAGCAGACCTGTAGATGAGCCTTGAATATGATGAGGTGCTGGAACCAAAAGTGAGCACAGAGACCACGAGGAGTTTCTGTCAGAGGCAGGCAACGACCTGCACTAGAGCATCCAGGCCTGATCTCAAGCAAGTGAGGGATTTGCATGGTACAATGGAAAACCAAAGTGTGCTGGGGGTAGAGGAACTGGAGCAATATATCCTAAGACAGGCCTTGGTGCACTTTTTCATCCATGCCAATTGCCTGAACAAATTGCCTTAGCACTGAGTGAGACTGGAGGAGTActgggagaaagaagaaagagccATGTGAGGTTGCGATGCAAGAAAACTTTATTGAGGACAGAGAGTAAAACCTCAGAAGAAGCCAGTACAAGGGAGCTGGTCTGGGTTGTGACCAGGGCGATGATCCGCAGAGAAGATTTGCTTGGAGGTTTGGCCAGAGCATCAAGGCCTTCCTGCCCTTCACTGGGAGCTGCCCACTGGAGGTGCCCAAGGGACTCTGGCTTGGGAGTAGGGAGTTGTAGAAGGGAGCACTGGACAGAGCAGAACCGGGAGTAGGAGAAAAGCAGGAGGCAGATGGGCCAAGTTTACAGGCAGCCCAGGTTGGCCCCTTGGCTGCTGCCTTGCTTGGTGCCCTGAGAGCAGGTGATGCCTTAAGGCATCACAGGAACTGGAATCGCAGAGGCCATTTTAGAGCCTTGGTGCAGACAGGAGTCCTCAATGCCTGAGATGAGTTCCAGGGAGTTGGTGGTTGATGTCAGGGATGGTGCTGAGAGTTTTTAGCAATTGTAGCCATAGCCCCTTCTGCCATAGCAGCCCAGACCTCCCAGCCCATAGCCAAATCCACGGCCATAGCCAAAGCCAAAGCCAAAGCCACCAAAGCCACCAGagatgggctgtccctgcacactgagctcagtgcccacagcagcGGAGGAGGTGGATCCGACAGCGGTGTTCTGGGGGAAGGAGGTCAtgatgggtcctggcagggtgaccagcacaggggaagggtcGATGATGACGCGGGAATCCTGGcattgcagggcacagggctcgtTGCAGCTGTTGGCCAGCGGGGTGGGTCCACAGGGACGGCAGAGGCTGTTGCAGGCCATGGGTGTGGTGTGGAGGGTCCTGGAAGAGAGAGGggtgaggcagggcagggttgAGGAGGTGCGTGGTGCAGTAATGCAGGAGGGTGAGGGAGTGTGGAGAGTGTTGTTGGGCTGTGGGGAGGCATGAGGGCTGCTAAGGTTGAGAGGGGCCAGGAATGCAGGACCTGGAGGGTCAGGGGATTGAGGCTTACCTGGTTGTTGCAGGAGCAGAAGAAGTCAGGAGACGAGTGTGAGGGAGAGAGGCTCTGGGCCGGCTTTTATGCTGGTCCTGGACGGGTTGGACAGCCTTGTCCCATGGCCTTGGGGCATTTTAGGTAGCATCTCTTGCCTCACCACACCTGCCATGAGGTCATGAGGTGGGGAGTGTTTTCCTCTGTGATGTTCTGCAATTCCATGTCCTGCTCTTGAGACCATGTCCGTCTGATCTTGGCGGCAGTTTTCATGGGTTGGTATTTGGCAGGATTTCACTCTCAGATGTGTGTCAGGGAGGAATGAATAAAcaagcagagccctggagatTTGCAATGTCATCAGTGAGGTCACTTTGTGGCCCTTGGCTGCTGTGGTTTGTGGGTACCTTGTAAAGCCGGGGACTCTGTGTTGAGCTGCTGCATGTCCATCAGTCATCGTGTTGCACCCAGGAATgctgaggaagctgctgctgtcctggggaggTCATGCTGGAAGAGCTTGGAAAGATCCCAGTGCCTGGGTGCTGTTCCTGATGGATGACAGAGAGCTCTTGGCCGTGTGTCTTGAATGGGATCACAAGAGGAGGTATACAAGAGGCTGTTCAGGCTGAACCTGCTCCATGTTTATGGTCCACTTGGATTCCTCAAATTCTAATTCCAACACACTCTTACATGTGAAGTGTGTTCCTTGACCTCATTCACAAATCCAGGGACAAACAAGAAACGGGTTGGATCCCTTTGTTCCTAGGCTGCCCTGTGGCCTCAATTCCCTCATTCCGCATTCAGACCATCAGGTTTCATAATGATTTATATCCTGTAAATCACAATATTTTGTTCCTGTGAGCAAAACCCAGTAATTGCTACCTGATGGTCAGTGtgctcccctttccctctctgtcATGATGTGGGCATGCCTTCATGGAATTCCACAATTCCACATCCTTCTCTAGTGGCCCTGTCCCTCTGACCTTGAGGGCAGCTTTAAAGCGTGAGGTTATTGTTATGTGAGGGTTGGTGTAATTTGGGAGGGCTTGCTCTGAAGGTGTCAGGGAGGGCTGAATAAACAACGAAAACTTGGGGGAGGTGTGATTGTCCTCTGCAAGGTCACCCTGTGGCACGGCTGTGCGGTGGTTTGTGGGTGTGTTGTGAAGAGGAGCCCcattccttcccagccctgtctggctgctctgggatttgcagctgtgctggaggtgctgccccTCCCCTCACATTTCATGCCTTCCCACCTTGATTCCAACTAGACAAGCCTGACACTAGACCTGACCTTTCCTGTTCACTCTGCTCGATGGGTGTCTTGGTGCCCCTCTTGCCTTTAAGGTTTTGGCATCCAGGGCGTTTGAGGTCTGTGCAGGGGTTGAGTGCAAAGGGGTGAGGTCACATGTGATCATCGGAAAGAGGATTTGGAGGTTGCTCTGGATTGTTGGAGGAGAACATTGCCTGATTTTCCACAACCAGGTAAGTCCAAATTGTGTCAGTGGCCTGAGAAGGGTCTGAAGAACTGGGCCCAGAGGCCAGTCCTAAAGTCCAGATAGCAACAAGGCCCAGGATTTGGATCCTTTTGGCCAACAGGGAAAACCTAAATGGTCCTGGACATCTGCTGAAGCTCAGCAAGGGCATCTGCCAAGGGCTGTTTCTTAGCTGGAATGAGGATGTCACCCCAGATAGGAAGGAATATGTGGGTGTCAACTGGAAcatctgctttttcttccaaaagGCCATAGTGTTTGTGGGTTAGAAGAAATGGAGCTGGAGGTGTCCGTGTGTCCTTGTGGGAAAAGTGACCCCCCAAGGTTCCAGGAATGATATGGAAAAGTGTTAGGATGAGgcagtgtcctggtttagggcaaattttggagagaatccccaaaaagggcttctccaaatCAAACCCACACGGTCCCTCCCTCCAActggtttgggaagaattcctcggagagaggtggaaagaacctgtttatttgacaatcacagcaccccccagcgcacacaatgaacaataccggatgacaccactcttccactgctctgagaaagatgacaaattcaaaaaagtctctcctgggggtttgctgttatcagtccctctggcgctgaggcagctgctgcagtcacgAGGTGTAACCTCTCTCCCCGTGTTctaaatcccagtccggagcagtcagcaggtccaacaGGGTGaggggaacagtccagaaaggaatttggactgtttagctaagtaactaatgagaaggggggaaaaaagcaagagcaagcgAAGCAGAAGCGACgcagaagcaaaagcaaaagcaaaaagcagggcaaaaagcagaaaagccacaacatgcactggtgctatctgtatgttccgccgagtggctgataagaggcccaaaacaaaactctcactctgccagaTATTATGTtctctgccagtcttaaaggcacagaacataatatccagcataaattacatacacacggatggggataacagtcaccctagaCAGGCAGTGAGAGGTGACTGTTGGTGTTTGCTCAGCTCTGGTGATGTCCTGTGTGAGGTGTTGTGGGCAGTTCTGGGCTGCCCGGTGAGACGAGCTCAGGGCCACCCAGATACAAATGGGCTTGCAAGATGATTCCTAGATGAGAAACTGGGAGAGCTGAGACTCCCAGGGGACAAGGATGGACATGGGTGTGCCATCCGTGTGTGCAAATCCCTGATGGAGGGGGTTGAAGACAAGGGAACCCCGCTGTTCTCAGCAGTCCACACGTGCAGGACAGGTCAGCAAGAGCACAAGTGACAGGAGATGGAATTCCATGAGCCAAGAAGACAAGAATGTTTCATTATGAGGATGATCAGAGATTGGAAGAGGTCGTGGAGTCACGGTCTAGGGAGATGGAAATCTGACCTGTCCATGGTGCTGGAAATGTTCTGCTGTTGGTGTTGCTTGAGCAGGGCAGTTGAAGCACTTGCactccagagctcctgcccaAGAGGTTGACGTTGTTTCTCTCTTTGCTGGAAAGCTTCAGGAGTCCTGGCCAGGAAGAGTTTGTCAAGTGTGCACTGGCATGGAGTGACTTTTCCATCTTTGTGATAGCTGTTGTATCAATGACTTTGGTGCAGCAGTTTGCAGGGTGTGTGACATGCTCTGGAAGGTGTCCCCTCCTGTGCTTCCTGTGCCAGACTAGgtttttagttgttttgtgtttgtaagGAAAAGAGTTGATGCCGTGTTCCATGTACCCTCAAGGGCCTGTTGAGCTCTAGAAAGTGGTGGGTGAAGATGCGAGACcattggaaataaaagaaaggaggCATTGCAGGTTTGATGCAGCAAAATTTATTGGTGCAAAAGAATGGAAAGTCAGGGGACAGAAGGGGAAATAATCTGTTTTGAGGTGTGAGTAGGGCTGCCATCAGCTGAAGTGCTTTGTTGGCAGGAATTTTggccacagcccagagctggaggtgtcATGGGTGGTGCTGAGGGCCCTTAGCAGATGGAGCCATAGCCCCTCCTGCCATAGCAGCCCAGGCCTCCCAGCCCATAGCCAAATCCACGGCCATAGCCAAGGCCAAAGCCAAATCCACCAGagatgggctgtccctgggcattgagctcagtgcccacagcagcGGAGGAGGTGGATCCGACAGCGGTGTTCTGGGGGAAGGAGGTCAtgatgggtcctggcagggtgaccagcacaggggaagggtcGATGATGACGCGGGAATCCTGGcattgcagggcacagggctcgtTGCAGCTGTTGGCCAGCGGGGTGGGTCCGCAGGGACGGCAGAGGCTGTTGCAGGCCATGGGTGTGGTGTGGAGGGTgcctggaagagaaggaggtGAGGCAGGGCAAGGGCATGGGGGTGTGAGCGGCAGTGATACAGGATGGTGAGGGAGTGTGGAGGGTgttgtggggctgtggggtggcatgagggctgctgaggctggggctgaacgtgctggaagagagaggccaggcatgcaggagctggaaggtCAGGGGCATGAGACTCACCTTGTTgttggcaggagcaggaggagaaggcttGAGGAGAAGTGTGTGAGGGAGAGAGGTTCTGGGCTGGCTTTTATGCAGGTCCTAGATGGGTGAGACAGCCTTGTCCCATGGCCTTGGGGCATTTTTTAGGCAGCATCTCTTGCCTTGCCCAGCCTAGCACGAGGTCATGAGGTGGGGAGTGGTTTCATGCATGTCATTCTGCAATTTCATGTCATGCTCTTGAGGCTGGTTCCATCTGACCTTGGCGGCAGCTTTCATGACTTGGTGTTTGTGTAAATTTGATTGTTCCATGTGTGTCAGGGAGGGGTGAATAAACAACCACAGCCCAGGAAAGTTGCAAATTCTTCAGTAATGTAATTTTATGGCACTCGTCTGCTGTGGTTTGTGGTTGCCTTGTGAAGACCGGGACTCTCTTCTGTTCCACTGGATGTCCATTAGTGTCTGTGTCACCCAGGAATGCTGACGGAGCTGCTGATGTCCTGGGGACGTCACTCTGCTATAACTTTTAAAGGTGTCAGTCCTTGGATGAAAGAGATCTCATGGCCTTTTGTTTTGAATGGGAACAAGATCTGGAAACCGGAGCCTGTTCAGGCTGAACTTGTTCCAGTGTTCTTCTTTGTTTGTACAACAGCATACACTGTTACATAAAGTGCATTTCTACACCTCTTTCAGAAATCGAATGTCAAGGAACAAACCTAGTGCGATCAGTTTCTTACCACAGCTGGTCTGTGATGTCAATTTCCACATTCTGCATTGAAGCTGTTTGGTTTCATAACTTTTATTCTGTAATcttaattttgtgtttctgttagCAAAAGCCACTAATTAGTAGAAGAGGATCAGCAAGGTCCTCTTATCTCCTATGATATGGAGGGGGCACGTAGTTTTGCAGTTTTACTATTCCATGTCCTTCTATTGAGACCCTGTATATTTTACCTTGGAGGAACAATTAAACGCAAATATTAGATGTTAAGATGGTATTAATGATGTGAGCCAGGGAGGGCTGAAAACATGACCAATGCTTTGGAGAGCTGGAGTGTCATCAGTGAAGTCACCACGTGGCATTGTGTGCTGCAGTGTTTTGACCATCTAACACATCCATACTGCCAGGCTGATTTTGGGTTTGCAGGAGCGCTGCTTTCATGGGGCTGTTCCTTCCATCACGTTGTCTCCTTCCACACTATACTGCCATCTCTCCATGCCTTTCCACATGACTGGTATTTCCTGCTGAATATGGGAAAGCAATCCCTGGGATATAGATAGGCTTTCTATGCTGCTCAAACTCTGGTGTTGGTTCATTTGTAAAGCTCATGTCACCTGGGCCCAGCAAGGTCACACTGTGGGGTCACAGTGCTGGGCTCAGGACTTTTCTTCCTGTTAAGGAAATGTTGTGAAGGATAAGGACAACAAGCTGCATGAAGAGAACAATTCCTCATCTGTTGATTAATCCATCCTTTTGGCCATGTACCCTTTGCTGCAAAAAACTCCAGCAGTTACCAGGACAGgattaggaaaagaaacaggTGGGTTGAGGGCAGTGTCCATCCTTTCACCCACCACTGCTGAGACTCACCAGTGGATAAAGGATCTGGATGTGGCTGACCAAGAGTAGTGAAGGGAGATCACCACAGTGATGGAACTGGAACATCCTTGAAACGAGAAGCTGAGAGAGATGGGAGTTCTTTCAGGCAGAAGGCAAGGATGCACATGGGACTTATTGTCAATGTGCTCTGGAATAACTTCAGTGATGAATTCCCAGTTCTCCAAAGCTTTGGTTGAATCTTCTACATGTCCTGACACATACTGTCACCAACGAGATAATGGTCACTAATTCTCTCCATTAAGAGTTGCTGCCAAGGTCaaaaggaaacagcctcaagtgGAGAACATGGAGTTGAAGAGactcaggaaggaaaatgctCCCCACCTCATGActcagcaggcagggacagccaaGAGCTGCTGACTAAAAAATGCCCCAAGGCCATGGGACAAGGCTGTCCCACCCCTCTAGAAGCAGCATAAAAGCCAACACAGAGCCTCTCTCCCTCACTTCTCCTGACTTCTTCTGATCCTGCTGACAACCAGGTGAGCCTCAATGCCCTGACCCTCCTGCTTCTGCACCCCTGGTCCCTCTCTTCCAGCACGCTCAACCTCAGCCTCAGCAGCCCTCACACCTCTCCACAGACCCACAACAGCCTCCACACTCCCTCACCCTCCTGCATCACTGCCACACGCACACCCCCACGCCCCTGAGCTGCCTCACCCCTCTCTCTTCCAGGCACCCTCCACACCACACCCATGGCCTGCAACAGCCTCTGCCGTCCCTGCGGACCCACCCCGCTGGCCAACAGCTGCAacgagccctgtgccctgcaatgCCAGGATTCCCGCGTCATCATCgacccttcccctgtgctggtcaccctgccaggacccatcaTGACCTCCTTCCCCAGAACACCGCCGTCGGATCCACCTCCTccgctgctctgggcactgagctcaatgcccagggacagcccatctCTGGTGGCTTTGGCTTTGGCCTTGGCTACGGCCTTGGCTATGGCCGTGGATTTGGCTATGGGCTGGGAGGCCTGGGCTGCTATGGCAGGAGGGGCTATGGCTACAACTGCTAAGAGCCCTTGGCACCACCCCTGACATCTCCAGCTCTCAGCTCTGACAATGGCTCCTGCAAGTAAATCCCCTTGGCTGATGGTCACCATGCTCTCACCTCACCACAGATTATCTCcccttttctcttctgcctcttcATTCTTCAATTTTCACATCAATAaagttttcctgctttaaaCCTGGGACGCCTccttatttttttgtgttaaaatgGTCTCACATCCTTGCCCACCACATTCTAGAGCTGAACAAGCCTGTGGGAGTATGTGGAAGAGGGCAGCATCACTTCTCCTTACAGatatgtgaaaaaaaccaataaCAAATACTGGCAAAGGAAGCACAGGAGGGAACACCTCCCAGAGCATGTCACACACCCTGCAAACTGCTACATCAAAGTCTTTGATACAACAGTTCTCTCCTTGATACAAAGATGGAAAAGTCACTCCATGCCAGTGCACACTTGACAAACTTTCTGGCCAGGACTCCTGAAGCTTTCCAGCAAAGAGAGAAACAACGTCAACCTCTtgggcaggagctctggagtGCAAGTGCTTCAACTGCCCTGCTCAAGCAACACCAACAGCAGAACATTTCCAGCACCATGGACAGGTCAGATTTCCATCTCCCTAGACCGCGACTCCACGACCTCTTCCAATCTCTGATCATCATCATAATGAAACATTCTTGTCTTCTTGGCTCATGGAATTCCATCTCCTGTCACTTGTGCTCTTGCTGTCCTGTCCTGCACGTGTGGACTGCTGAGAACAGCGGGGTTCCCTTGTCTTCAACCCCCTCCATCAGGGATTTGCACACACGGATGGCACACCCATGTCCATCCTTGTCCCCTGGAAGTCACAGCTCTCCCAGTTTCTCATCTAGGAATCATCTTGCAAGCCCATTTGTATCTGGGTGGCCCTGAGCTCGTCTCACCGGGCAGCCCAGAACTGCCCACAACACCTCACACAGGACATCACCAGAGCTGAGCAAACACCAACAGTCACCTCTCACTGCCTCATCCCAACACTTCTCCATATCATTCCTGGAACCTTGGGGGGTCACTTTTCCCACAAGGACACACGGACACCTCCAGCTCCATTTCTTCTCACCCACGACCACAAAGGCctttgggaaaagaaagcaactGTTCCAGCTGATCCCCACATATTCCTTCCTATCTGGGATGACATCCTTGTTCCTCCTAAGAAACAGCCCTTGGCAGATGTCCTGGCTGAGCTTCAGCAGATGTCCAGGACCATTTAGGTTTTCCCTGTTGGCCAAAAGATCCAAATCCTGGGCCTTGTTGCTATCTGGACTTTAGGACTGGCCTCTGGGCCCAGTTCTTCAGACCCTTCTCAGGCCACTGACACAATTTGGACTTGCCTGGTTGTCGAGGATTAGTCAGTGTTCTCCTCCAACAATCCTGAGCAACCTCCAAATCCTCCTTCCAACAATCACATGTAGGTGGCCTCACCCTTTGCACTCAGCCCCAGAAAAGACCCCCAAGGCCCTGGATGCCAAAACCTTAAAGGCAAGAGGGGCACCAAGACACCCATCGAGCAGAGTGAACAGGAAAGGTCAGGTCTGGTGTCAGGCTTGTCTAGGTGGGATCGAGGTGGGAAGGGATGAAATGTGAGGGGAggggcagcacctccagcacagctgcaaatcccagagcagccagacagggctgggaaggaatgGGGCTCCTCTTCACAACACACCCACAAACCACCGCACAGCCGTGCCACAGGGTGACCTTGCAGAGGACAATCACACCTCCCCCAAGTTTTCGTTGTTTATTCAGCCCTCCCTGACACCTTCAGAGCAAGCCCTCCCAAATTACACCAACCCTCACATAACAATAACTCACACTTTAAAGCTGCCCTCAAGGTCAGAGGGACAGGGCCTCTAGAGAAGGATGTGGAATTGTGGAATTCCATGAAGGCATGCCCACATCATGACAGAGAGGTAAAGGGGAGCACACTGACCATCAGGTAGCAATTACTGGGTTTTGTTCACAGGAACAAAATATTGTGATTTACAGGATATAAATCATTATGAAACCTGATGGTCTGAATGCGGAATGAGGGAATTGAGGCCACAGGGCAGCCTAGGAACAAAGGGATCCAACCCGTTTCTTGTTTGTCCCTGGATTTGTGAATGAGGTCAAGGAACACACTTCACATGTAAGAGTGTGTTGGAATTAGAATTTGAGGAATCCAAGTGGACCATAAACATGGAGCAGGTTCAGCCTGAACAGCCTCTTGTATACCTCCTCTTGTGATCCCATTCAAGACACACGGCCAAGAGCTCTCTGTCATCCATCAGGAACAGCACCCAGGCACTGGGATCTTTCCAAGCTCTTCCAGCATGAcctccccaggacagcagcagcttcctcagcATTCCTGGGTGCAACACGATGACTGATGGACATGCAGCAGCTCAACACAGAGTCCCCGGCTTTACAAGGTACCCACAAACCACAGCAGCCAAGGGCCACAAAGTGACCTCACTGATGACATTGCAAatctccagggctctgcttgTTTATTCATTCCTCCCTGACACACATCTGAGAGTGAAATCCTGCCAAATACCAACCCATGAAAACTGCCGCCAAGATCAGACGGACATGGTCTCAAGAGCAGGACATGGAATTGCAGAACATCACAGAGGAAAACACTCCCCATCCCATGACCTCATGGCAGGTGTGGTGAGGCAAGAGATGCTGCCTAAAATGCCCCAAGGCCATGGGACAAGGCTGTCCAACCCCTCCAGGACCAGCATAAAAGCCGGCCCAGAGCCTCTCTCCCTCACACTCGTCTCCTGACTTCTTCTGCTCCTGCAACAACCAGGTAAGCCTCAATCCCCTGACCCTCCAGGTCCTGCATTCCTGGCCCCTCTCAACCTTAGCAGCCCTCATGCCTCCCCACAGCCCAACAACACTCTCCACACTCCCTCATCCTCCTGCATTACTGCACCACGCACCTCCTcaaccctgccctgcctcaccCCTCTCTCCAGGACCCTCCACAACCAACACACATGGCCTGCAACAGCCTCTGCCGTCCCTGCGGAACCCACCCGCTGGCCACAGCTGCAACGAGCCCTGGTGCCCTGCAATGCCAGGATTCCCGCGTCATCATCgacccttcccctgtgctggtcaccctgccaggacccatcaTGACCTCCTTCCCTCAGAACACCGCTGTCGGAtccacctcctctgctgctgtgggcactgagctcaatgcccagggacagcccatctCTGGTGGCTTTGGTGGCTTTGGCTATGGCTTTGGCTATGGCCGTGGATTTGGCTATGGGCTGGGAGGCCTGGGCTGCTATGGCAGAAGGGGCTATGGTTCCATTATGCTAAGGGCCCTCAGCACACTCCTGACACCAACCACCCACTCCCTGGAAACTCATCTCAGGCATTGAGGACACACATACAATCTGGCCAAGGCTCGCAAACAGAAAATTCCATTCCATTGATGCCTAAGGcctcctctgctctcagggCAAGGCAGCAGCCAAGGGAGTCAGCCTGGGCTGCCGGCAAACATGGCCATCTGCCTCCTGTTCTCTCCCTCACCCTTTCAGCTCTATCCAGTCTCCTTTCTTCAAATCCTTTCTACCATGTGGAGACCATTGGGAACCTTCACCATCCGGCTGCTTTCTTCTGTGAACCAGGACGGCTTGCTGCTCTGGCCAAACCGACTGCACTCAAAGGACTTTGGTGATGGTCACCCTGCTTTGTCCCTCACACCAGCTCCCTTCTACTGCCTGCTCATGACTTCTCACTCTTTGTTGCCTCAATAAAATTCTCTTGCCTTGAAACCTGAGATGTCTCCTCCAACTTCCTTGGATAAAGGCAATTGCCAACCACACTTGGCACAAATCTGTGTCTCCACACTCCATTTCTGGAGGGTGCAAATTGCACACCAACACCACTACCTGGAATTGGTTCTGCAGTTCCACTACCCACTGGGACACACATGACACAGAGAAGAAACTTCACTTGCTTAATCACAGCCTGGACACACAATGCGCTCTACCCTTGATTCTGGCACAAGCCCCCTAATGCCCTGCTGTGTTCCATTTTGACTGGACATCAGTAGCTTCAGGCCCTCACCATCTTCCAGCCCCATTTACAGATCTGCTCAAGCTGCTTCTTGTCTCCCATCTTTCAGGTCCCAGGTTGAACACAAATTTCCAGTCTATACCCCAACACAGAGCAGTGGGGCAGAATTCCCGCCCTCACATTCTGAACCATGCTGTGGACATGAGCCCAGGGCATGGGAGTTTCTGGTAGCTCTACACTTGGTGGGGCAGGTCCAGTTTACATGGCACCAACACCCAAGGCTTTCTCCTCTGACTGCCCTCAATCCACCTATCGTCCAGTCTACAGCCATGTGTTTGGCATTGCTCCAAACCAGATGCTGGACCTTCTACTGGCCTTGTCAGCTTGGTGAGATTGACAATAATCCCACATCCCCAACCTGTTCCAGCCCTGTGAATGACCATTCCTTCCTCCAGACAACCAAACCCCACTACTCAGCTAGGAGTGCTCCCTGCTTTTGCAGTGTCATCCCGCTAAATGCACAGTTTCCGATTTCTGACAAAGGTGCAAAAATTATAACAATCTCAACAGGAGTCTCTGTGGGTCACACTCATCACCTGTTCTCCACACAGGGATGCGGAGCCATTGACCACAACTCTTTGAGGGAGAGAGCATCCCAACCATTTCTTATCACAAATGGTCCAAACAACATACACAGCTGTCCAGCTGAGAGACAAGGATGTTGCCTGGCACAGCAACAAAGACTTGCACAAGTCCAGGTGCAGCTTACTGCCACCTTCCCTCATCCACCAGTTTTGGTGANNNNNNNNNNNNNNNNNNNNNNNNNNNNNNNNNNNNNNNNNNNNNNNNNNNNNNNNNNNNNNNNNNNNNNNNNNNNNNNNNNNNNNNNNNNNNNNNNNNNNNNNNNNNNNNNNNNNNNNNNNNNNNNNNNNNNNNNNNNNNNNNNNNNNNNNNNNNNNNNNNNNNNNNNNNNNNNNNNNNNNNNNNNNNNNNNNNNNNNNNNNNNNNNNNNNNNNNNNNNNNNNNNNNNNNNNNNNNNNNNNNNNNNNNNNNNNNNNNNNNNNNNNNNNNNNNNNNNNNNNNNNNNNNNNNNNNNNNNNNNNNNNNNNNNNNNNNNNNNNNNNNNNNNNNNNNNNNNNNNNNNNNNNNNNNNNNNNNNNNNNNNNNNNNNNNNNNNNNNNNNNNNNNNNNNNNNNNNNNNNNNNNNNNNNNNNNNNNNNNNNNNNNN includes:
- the LOC127059196 gene encoding feather beta keratin-like: MPQGHGTRLSHPSRTCIKASPEPLSLTHFSSSLLLLLLPTTGTLHTTPMACNSLCRPCGPTPLANSCNEPCALQCQDSRVIIDPSPVLVTLPGPIMTSFPQNTAVGSTSSAAVGTELNAQGQPISGGFGFGLGYGRGFGYGLGGLGCYGRRGYGSIC